The Bacteroidota bacterium genome has a window encoding:
- a CDS encoding 2-oxoglutarate dehydrogenase E1 component, with product MDEFSYLNNADPSQIEELYNAFKKDPDSIDFGWRKFFEGFQFAKENYPLTKEQKLRTSSEFKVISLIDDYRKRGHLFTKTNPVRTRRKYSPTLAIENYGLAESNMNQYFLAGQEVGIGRATLKEIIDFLNQTYCQSIGIEYMYIRNTEICAWLKAKMEGCRNTPDFLKEDKLEILQMLTKAVDFEHFLHTKFPGQKRFSLEGSESLIPALEAIIEKGSEFGTKEFIIGMAHRGRLNVLANILKKSLKDIFNEFEGKEYEEESLLGDVKYHLGYTSIRETKKGKKILLTLCPNPSHLEAVNSVAEGIVRSRIDHIYNGDSNRITPVLIHGDASISGQGVVYEVIQMSGLEGYKTGGTIHLVINNQLGFTTNYLDGRTSIYCTDVAKTIQSPIFHVNADDVEALVYTVQLAMEFRKTFNKDVFIDLLGYRKYGHNEGDEPRFTQPVLYKIIENHPNPKDIYLNKLIAEGHSDISQDDLFAKKFQESMETSLIDSKNMKKSTITSFFEDTWQEFSKAKDEDFESSPVTAVDHSTLVSIGLKIAEIPPDKKFFRKTIKLQNDRRVMFEQSGLIDWAMAELLSFGTLLREGIPVRISGQDSQRGTFSQRHAVMTIEDSEEKYIPLDHLSEGQPGFSIYNSSLSEYGILGFEYGYALSSPKILTIWEAQFGDFSNGTQIIIDQYISSAEDKWSVMNGLVLLLPHGYEGQGPEHSSARLERFLSLCAENNLQVINCSIPANYFHALRRQMHRHFRKPLIIFTPKSLLRHPLCVSPLDAFTSGGFKELIDDSEANPDKINKVVFCSGKVFYDLFDEKEKSGNDTIALIRIEQIYPTPIKQIKALINKYLHASRLLWVQEEPVNMGAWPFIHQVFLSADINIKVIARPASGSPATGSINFHLLQQRKIISKTFDACDCHRLKLECKMVCIGNQWRAFEKEGAVIRQKKNKSK from the coding sequence ATGGATGAATTCTCTTATTTAAATAATGCCGATCCTTCACAAATTGAAGAACTATATAATGCGTTTAAAAAGGATCCTGATTCTATTGACTTTGGCTGGAGGAAATTTTTTGAAGGTTTCCAGTTCGCAAAAGAGAACTACCCGCTAACGAAAGAACAAAAGTTAAGGACGTCTTCCGAATTTAAGGTCATCTCTCTTATAGATGATTACCGTAAACGTGGCCACCTGTTTACGAAAACCAATCCTGTTCGTACACGGCGCAAATACAGTCCAACGTTGGCTATAGAAAATTATGGACTGGCAGAGTCAAACATGAATCAATACTTTTTGGCTGGACAGGAGGTTGGCATTGGCAGGGCTACTTTAAAAGAAATTATTGATTTTCTGAATCAAACGTATTGCCAATCCATTGGGATCGAATACATGTACATAAGAAACACAGAGATCTGTGCCTGGTTAAAAGCGAAAATGGAAGGGTGCCGGAATACCCCTGATTTCTTAAAAGAAGACAAGCTGGAAATATTACAAATGTTGACCAAGGCGGTTGATTTCGAACACTTTTTACATACTAAGTTCCCTGGTCAGAAACGATTTTCTCTTGAAGGCTCTGAATCACTGATACCTGCTCTTGAAGCCATCATAGAAAAAGGGTCCGAATTTGGCACAAAGGAGTTCATAATCGGAATGGCACACCGAGGACGGCTTAATGTTCTGGCAAATATCTTAAAAAAATCACTGAAAGATATTTTCAATGAGTTTGAAGGCAAAGAATATGAAGAAGAATCACTATTGGGTGATGTTAAATATCATCTGGGATATACATCCATCAGGGAAACTAAAAAAGGCAAAAAGATTCTTCTAACCCTTTGTCCCAATCCCTCACATCTTGAAGCTGTTAACTCGGTAGCCGAAGGTATCGTCAGGTCCCGCATTGATCATATTTATAATGGAGATTCAAACCGGATAACACCTGTGCTTATTCATGGTGATGCATCCATTTCAGGCCAGGGGGTTGTTTATGAAGTTATCCAGATGTCAGGGCTGGAAGGATACAAAACAGGAGGCACTATTCATTTGGTAATAAATAACCAGCTTGGATTCACGACCAATTATCTTGACGGACGCACAAGTATCTATTGTACCGATGTGGCTAAAACTATCCAGTCACCTATTTTCCATGTTAATGCCGACGATGTCGAAGCACTCGTTTACACGGTCCAATTGGCAATGGAATTCCGTAAAACTTTCAACAAGGATGTCTTTATCGATCTTCTAGGTTACCGCAAATACGGTCACAATGAAGGAGATGAGCCCCGATTCACACAACCGGTCTTGTATAAGATTATTGAAAATCATCCCAATCCAAAGGATATTTATTTAAACAAATTAATAGCCGAGGGTCATTCTGATATCAGTCAGGACGATTTATTTGCAAAAAAATTCCAGGAATCCATGGAAACGTCACTGATCGATTCAAAAAATATGAAGAAATCAACCATAACTTCATTCTTTGAGGATACATGGCAAGAATTCTCCAAGGCCAAAGATGAAGATTTTGAATCTTCTCCCGTGACTGCCGTAGACCATTCAACATTAGTTAGCATTGGGCTTAAGATAGCAGAAATCCCTCCAGATAAAAAGTTTTTCCGTAAGACCATTAAATTACAAAACGACCGCAGGGTAATGTTCGAACAATCTGGACTGATAGACTGGGCTATGGCCGAACTTCTTTCTTTTGGCACTCTGCTTAGGGAGGGTATACCTGTGAGAATCAGCGGACAGGATTCACAGCGTGGCACCTTTTCACAGAGACATGCAGTAATGACTATTGAAGATTCTGAGGAAAAGTATATTCCACTGGATCACCTGAGTGAAGGCCAGCCCGGATTTAGTATATATAATTCATCCCTATCTGAATATGGTATTCTGGGATTTGAATACGGCTATGCGTTATCCTCACCTAAAATTCTCACCATCTGGGAGGCACAATTCGGAGATTTCAGCAATGGAACTCAAATTATAATCGATCAGTACATTAGTAGTGCCGAAGACAAGTGGAGTGTGATGAATGGCTTAGTTCTTCTATTACCTCATGGTTATGAGGGACAGGGTCCTGAACATTCTTCTGCTCGTTTGGAAAGATTCCTTTCACTCTGTGCTGAAAACAATCTTCAGGTCATCAATTGTTCAATACCAGCCAACTATTTTCATGCATTAAGGCGTCAAATGCACAGACATTTCAGAAAACCACTGATCATATTCACTCCTAAAAGCCTCTTACGTCATCCTTTGTGCGTGTCCCCGCTGGATGCTTTTACTTCAGGCGGATTTAAAGAACTAATAGATGATTCAGAAGCCAATCCTGATAAAATCAACAAAGTGGTATTCTGTAGTGGTAAAGTTTTCTATGATCTGTTTGATGAAAAAGAAAAATCAGGAAATGATACCATTGCCTTGATCAGGATTGAGCAAATTTATCCAACGCCAATAAAACAGATCAAAGCGTTGATCAATAAATACTTACATGCCAGTAGACTACTCTGGGTTCAGGAAGAGCCTGTGAATATGGGAGCATGGCCATTTATTCATCAAGTCTTTCTCTCGGCAGATATTAATATAAAAGTCATTGCAAGGCCTGCAAGCGGAAGTCCGGCAACAGGATCAATAAATTTTCATTTGCTCCAGCAACGTAAAATCATCAGTAAGACCTTCGATGCATGTGACTGCCACCGGTTGAAACTGGAATGTAAAATGGTATGTATCGGTAACCAATGGCGTGCATTTGAAAAAGAAGGTGCCGTAATCAGACAGAAAAAAAATAAATCCAAATAA
- the odhB gene encoding 2-oxoglutarate dehydrogenase complex dihydrolipoyllysine-residue succinyltransferase, translating to MVIEIKVPSPGESITQVQLASWLVNDGDYIEKNHEIAEIDSDKATISITAEESGQINILVQAGETLQVGSRIGTINTKAVKEIKKEIVPGASSLKETKGKTSEVSSSLPVRDKSDITASAKDMHISPLARKIMSENAISEKEILGRYGSVRISRSDVLKFAEQKDKISHPSRASLWKGNRDIERKKMSTLRLKLAERLVAIKNETAMLTTFNEVNMGPVMDIRKQYKDIFVEKFGISLGLMSFFTKAVTEALNDFPEVNATIDGDEIVYHKYADIGIAVSAPKGLVVPVIRNAEMMSMAEIEIKIKDLAERARNNSITLEEMTGGTFTITNGGVFGSMLSTPIINPPQSGILGMHNIIDRSVVISGKVEIRPVMYVALSYDHRIIDGRESVGFLVKVKEMLENPAKMLFGGNDPVRILLTL from the coding sequence ATGGTCATTGAAATTAAGGTTCCTAGTCCGGGAGAATCGATTACACAGGTACAACTGGCTTCATGGCTCGTTAATGACGGCGATTATATAGAAAAAAACCATGAGATAGCCGAAATCGATTCGGATAAGGCCACTATCAGCATCACTGCAGAAGAAAGCGGCCAGATAAATATTCTTGTACAGGCGGGGGAAACACTCCAGGTCGGTTCAAGAATTGGGACTATTAACACCAAAGCTGTAAAAGAAATAAAGAAAGAAATAGTTCCGGGTGCTTCTTCTCTGAAAGAAACTAAAGGTAAGACTTCGGAGGTTTCTTCTTCTTTACCGGTTCGGGACAAATCAGATATTACAGCCTCTGCCAAGGACATGCATATTTCACCTCTGGCAAGAAAGATCATGTCAGAAAATGCTATTTCGGAGAAAGAAATTCTTGGTCGTTATGGAAGTGTAAGGATATCACGGAGTGATGTACTGAAATTCGCTGAACAAAAGGATAAAATATCACACCCATCTCGTGCATCGTTATGGAAAGGAAACCGTGATATAGAGAGGAAAAAGATGTCCACATTGCGATTGAAACTTGCTGAACGTTTGGTTGCTATAAAAAACGAAACCGCCATGCTGACAACCTTTAATGAGGTGAACATGGGGCCTGTCATGGATATCAGGAAACAATATAAAGATATTTTCGTCGAGAAATTTGGTATCTCCTTAGGATTAATGTCATTTTTCACCAAAGCAGTAACAGAAGCCTTGAACGATTTCCCGGAAGTAAATGCCACAATTGATGGTGATGAAATCGTCTACCATAAATATGCAGATATTGGGATTGCAGTTAGTGCACCCAAAGGACTAGTGGTTCCGGTTATCAGAAATGCTGAAATGATGAGCATGGCTGAGATAGAAATAAAGATCAAGGATTTGGCTGAAAGGGCAAGAAATAATTCAATAACACTGGAAGAAATGACCGGGGGCACATTTACCATCACAAACGGTGGAGTATTTGGATCGATGCTGTCAACTCCGATTATAAATCCCCCCCAAAGCGGAATTCTGGGTATGCACAACATAATTGACAGGTCAGTTGTAATAAGCGGAAAAGTGGAAATTCGTCCGGTAATGTATGTGGCACTGTCCTATGACCACAGGATTATAGATGGAAGAGAGTCTGTGGGATTCCTTGTCAAAGTAAAGGAAATGCTGGAAAATCCTGCCAAAATGCTTTTCGGTGGTAATGATCCTGTCAGGATTTTACTCACTCTTTAA